Genomic segment of Bacteroidetes Order II. bacterium:
TTGCAACAACTCGAAGAGGGCGTTGGGTTGGTAGGTAAAAATGAGGTGGAAGAGGGTGTCGGTACGCATTGTTTTAGGGCTATAAAGCCAACATACACGATACAAAAATCGCAAAAAATAGGTGTGGATAAATTTTTAGGGGGAAAATAAACCCGAATGATTACAGTTGCACGCGATGAGCAGGTGTCATGTAAGCAAGGCCAATTGCATGAACGATATGGGCTGTCAGATGGGCTGTTTTCGGATGGAAGTGCTTTCATGCTACCCCTCACCGATCCTTATTACAACGGTAATATAGAGGTAACAGAAAAGGAACTTTCATAACAGGGTGATAACATGCCTGAGCACCTAAAGGGGATATTTTCACCTGTCTTTATGTTTCTCACCTAAACAACCTGTTATGCAATTTCGCAAACTGCTTTTTATTATTACCATTGTATGTGTTTCTCTGGGGCTTCAATCTGCGCTTGCTCAGCAAGGCACACTGTCAGGAACGGTAACTGATGCAGCGCTCGGTGAAACCATGATTGGGGTTACTGTTCAGATTCCGGGCAAATCAATCGGTGCTGTAACCGATCTTGATGGGAAGTACACCCTGCGTTTGGCTCCTGGCGACTATGAGGTTCAATTTTCATATATCGGCTATGTGTCGGTGCTGAAGAAAATCAGTATTGGGCCCAATCAACTTGTTAAATTGGATATTGCCATGAAGGAAGAGGCATCCACTTCTGGTACCGAGGTGGTGATCGAGGCAACTGCTATTGGTGATTCTGAAGGAGCGATGTTACGCCTGCGTCAAAAAGCTACGGCGGTGAGTGATGCGATCTCGGCAGAAGCGATCTCAAAATCCGGATCGTCCTCTGCCGCCGATGCCATGACGAAGGTGACCGGCGCCTCAGTAGTGGGGGGAAAGTATGTGTTTGTACGCGGTTTGGGCGAGCGCTATTCGAGTACCCACCTAAACGGCGTAGAATTACCAAGTGCCGACCCTGATAAAAAAGCCTTCAATTTTGACCTCTTCCAGTCTGACATGCTGGACAATATCACCACGTTAAAAACCTTTACGCCTGATAAGCCTGGTAACTTCTCGGGTGGTTTGGTGGATATTGGAACCCGGAAGTTCCCGGAAAAGCGCATGTTATCGTTCGGTATTTCGAGTGGCATCAACACTATTACCAATTTTAATGATGGTTTTTTGCGTTACGAAGGTGGTAAAACCGACTGGCTGGGTAGAGATGATGGCACGCGGGCGATTCCGTCCTTTCTCTCGGATCCCAACTTCGAGGTTCCCAGTGCCATCGAAGCACGCCGAGATGCGGCCAAAGCCCAGGTTTTAGACGAAGCCTCCAAATCCCTCACCAACATCATGTCTCCGAAGGCTGGCGCGGCCCCATTGAAAGGCGGTTTTAATATGGCACTGGGGAACCAAGTCAAAATTGCCAAACGCCCCCTCGGTTATTTGGCTAGTCTTAGCTATGATTATAATGTTTCTCGCCGAAACGGTAAATCGGAACGGTATGTGAATCCAACCGTTGGTGCAACCGAACTGTATTCGACCCTTGGTTTTTATACCGATGAGAAAAGCACCGAAGAAGCTTCGTTGGGCGGCTTATTAAACCTTTCTTATACCCTTAACCCTGCGCACCAGATTTCGGTGAATGGACTTTATTCGCGAAGTGGCGAATCGGTATCCCGCTATCAAGAAGGTTTTTGGTATCATTCTTTTGGAAATGATGATTCCAAAGTTATGCTAAATAATGTATTGGGCTATACAGAACGGGAATTGCGTTCCCTTCAGGTGAAAGGAAAGCATGTCTTAACTCGGGTGTCTGGGGCTACCTTAGAATGGTCTTTTGCCAATGCGCTCACCAAACAAGATGAGCCGGATTTACGCTTTTTTGTTTCTTTGAAAAGCACCGATGAAGAAGGCCGAACAACCTATTCGACGAACTTGGCCAATGTGTTGTTTCCGTCGCATTATTGGCGGGCACTCTCTGAAGGCAGCAATACGGGTGTCATAGACTTTTCATTGCCATTTAAGCAATGGGGTGGGCTAAAAGCCAATCTCAAAATAGGTGGTTTGTTTACTGCATCCGAGCGCGACTTTACAGAAAGAACGTTTTTGATCCGCCCGTCCAATACCCTTGCTTACGACAATAATCCGGAAGCCTATTTTGGTGCTGCCAATGCAGGGATTATTTCTCAGCGCACCCTATCCAATGGAACAACCGAATACAACTTTGGCAATGTGGTGGAATTGCCTCGTAAAGAAGCCGTTCTCCGGAATAATTATCAGGGAGATCAGACCGTATCTGCGGGATACCTGATGACAGAATTACCTTTGACCGATAAATTTCGTTTCATTGGCGGTGTCCGTTATGAAACCACCGATATGACGGTGAAAAGTGCGGATCCGGCCCTCGAAGATGCCCAACTTACGAACAAAGACTGGTTGCCTTCGGCGAATTTGGTTTATCAGATTGGGGACAAAACCAATGTCCGGGCAGCACTTACCCGAACCATTGCGCGTCCCGTCTTTCGGGAACTCTCTCGGTTTTCTAGTGCAGACTTCCTCCTTGGGGGCTTTCTGGCCGGAAATCCACACCTGAAGCGAACCCTGATTACGAATTATGACCTTCGGGTAGAAAACTTCCTACGCCCTGGTGAAATCTTGGCGGTGAGTGTTTTTTATAAAGACCTGCAAAATCCGATTGAGCGCTCTATCTATGAAGCAGGTGCCACGGAATCTATGCAATTTGTAAACGTGGACAAAGCGATCATCCTCGGTGCAGAATTTGAAGCCCGTAAAAGATTAGATGCATTGGGAGCAACTTTTGAGAACCTTTCTGTTGGTGCGAATGTCTCCCTCGTAAAGTCCACCATTACGCTTCCGGAAGCCGAGTATCTTGAACGGAAGGCACTTGATCCAAATGCCAGTAAAATTAGACCTTTGCAAGGCCAATCACCCTTTATTGTCAATACCGATCTTGCTTATTCCACCAGGAAAACAACGGCAAGTCTGTATTTTAATGTGTTTGGGGATCGCCTCACGGCTGTTTCTTTTGGGAATACGCCTGATGTTTACGAGCGTCCTTCGCCGAAACTGGACCTGATCATTTCGCACACGGTGCGTAGCCTTAAACTTAAACTCTCTGCTAAAAACTTGTTAGACAGTCCATACAAAGAAACTTATCGTTTCCTGAGCAAAGATTATACTTATTATGAGTATAATACAGGGCGTTCTTTGTCGTTGAGCGTCGGGTATAACTTCTAAATCATTGGCCGGATGGATAAAATCCATCCGGTTTTTTTCCACTTTAACATTACTGTACTCGTGTCTTTTCAGGCAGCGATAGCGGTGCTTTTTGTCTGACTATTCAATTATTCTCACCAAAACACATAGTATATGAAACGTCTGTTGCAATTTTTATTGTTAGGCTCCCTGCTTGCTCCGATGAGTAGTTGGGCACAAACCAAAGTAGTGGTAAAAGATGACATTACCACCAATACCACTTGGACCGCTGCAAATGAATATCATTTGGATGGATTGGTCTTCGTAAACAGTGGGGCAACACTCACCATTCAGCCCGGAAC
This window contains:
- a CDS encoding TonB-dependent receptor, which translates into the protein MQFRKLLFIITIVCVSLGLQSALAQQGTLSGTVTDAALGETMIGVTVQIPGKSIGAVTDLDGKYTLRLAPGDYEVQFSYIGYVSVLKKISIGPNQLVKLDIAMKEEASTSGTEVVIEATAIGDSEGAMLRLRQKATAVSDAISAEAISKSGSSSAADAMTKVTGASVVGGKYVFVRGLGERYSSTHLNGVELPSADPDKKAFNFDLFQSDMLDNITTLKTFTPDKPGNFSGGLVDIGTRKFPEKRMLSFGISSGINTITNFNDGFLRYEGGKTDWLGRDDGTRAIPSFLSDPNFEVPSAIEARRDAAKAQVLDEASKSLTNIMSPKAGAAPLKGGFNMALGNQVKIAKRPLGYLASLSYDYNVSRRNGKSERYVNPTVGATELYSTLGFYTDEKSTEEASLGGLLNLSYTLNPAHQISVNGLYSRSGESVSRYQEGFWYHSFGNDDSKVMLNNVLGYTERELRSLQVKGKHVLTRVSGATLEWSFANALTKQDEPDLRFFVSLKSTDEEGRTTYSTNLANVLFPSHYWRALSEGSNTGVIDFSLPFKQWGGLKANLKIGGLFTASERDFTERTFLIRPSNTLAYDNNPEAYFGAANAGIISQRTLSNGTTEYNFGNVVELPRKEAVLRNNYQGDQTVSAGYLMTELPLTDKFRFIGGVRYETTDMTVKSADPALEDAQLTNKDWLPSANLVYQIGDKTNVRAALTRTIARPVFRELSRFSSADFLLGGFLAGNPHLKRTLITNYDLRVENFLRPGEILAVSVFYKDLQNPIERSIYEAGATESMQFVNVDKAIILGAEFEARKRLDALGATFENLSVGANVSLVKSTITLPEAEYLERKALDPNASKIRPLQGQSPFIVNTDLAYSTRKTTASLYFNVFGDRLTAVSFGNTPDVYERPSPKLDLIISHTVRSLKLKLSAKNLLDSPYKETYRFLSKDYTYYEYNTGRSLSLSVGYNF